The Bacillota bacterium genomic sequence AATAACCTCTTTGTCTGGCCTCGCAGGGTGATGACAAAGAGGTTTTTTCATGGGGAAAAAGAGGGGGGAATAGGTTTTGAAATTCGAGCGGAAAGATATTCTTGGTCTTCAGGATTTAAGCACCGAAGAAATCAAGCTGGTCCTTGATACCGCAGAGCCCATGAAAGAGATTCTGGCGCGGGAAATTAAAAAAGTTCCTACTTTACGTGGGCGCTCAGTAGTTACGCTTTTTTACGAACCCAGCACCCGGACGCGCACTTCGTTCGAACTGGCGGCCAAGTATCTCAGTGCCGATACGGCGAGCATCTCGGTGGCGACGAGTAGTGTCCAAAAGGGGGAGAGTTTAAGAGATACCGCAAAAACCATCGAGGTGATGGGGGCGGATACAATTATCATCAGGCATTCTGTATCCGGTGCTCCTCATTTTTTGGCGCGTATGGTAAATGCCAGGGTGATTAACGCGGGAGATGGTGCCCACGAGCATCCTACCCAGGCACTCCTCGATATGTTTACGATCAGGGAAAAGAAGGGCCGTCTTGCCGGGCTCAAGGTGGCAATTCTGGGCGATATTACCCACAGCAGGGTTGCCCGCTCCAATATCTGGGGGCTCACCAAAATGGGAGCCGAGGTCCGGGTGGTAGGTCCTCCTACCTTAATGCCACCTTTTATCCAGGATCTGGGAGTTAAGGCTTTTTACAGGTGCGAAGAGGGATTGGAAAATGTCGATGTGATCAATGTTTTGCGGGTTCAATTAGAACGCCAGCAAAAAGGCTTATTCCCCAGTATTCGTGAATACACCAGACTCTTTGGCCTTGATGAAACCAAACTTCGTTATGCGAAACCCGACGTCCTCGTGCTTCACCCGGGACCTGTCAACCGCGGCATCGAGATCAGTCCCGAGATCCAGGACGGTCCTCATTCCGCGATCAACGAACAGGTCACAAATGGGGTTGCGGTACGAATGGCACTCCTTTATCTCCTGATGAGCGGGGGTGAGGTTCATGAAATTGCTTCTTAAAGGAGGATTTGTGGTTGACCCGGTAAAAGCAACGGCTTTGCAACTTGATGTGCTGGTGGAAGGAGGAAAAATTACAGCCCTTGCCCCGCAAATCGAAGCACCTGCTGCAGAAACAATTTCAGTAGACGAGTGTTTTATTTGCCCCGGTTTTGTGGACATGCACTGTCACCTGCGCGAGCCCGGCGAGGAGTTTAAAGAAACGGTTCTAACAGGGACCCGGGCAGCAGGCCGGGGTGGTTTTACTGCCGTTGTATGCATGGGAAACACAAAGCCGCCGGCTGATAACCGGGCCGTGATCGAATTTATTAAAAGACAGGCCGGGGTTGCACCTGTACCGGTTTATCCCGTAGGTTGCGCTACAAAAGGGCGAAAAGGGGAGGAACTAGCGGAAATCGGCGATCTTGTAGAAGCCGGCGTAGTTGCCCTCTCCGATGACGGAAATTCGATCATGAACAGCGAAGTTCTGAGACGGGTCCTTGAATACAGCCGCATGTTTGATCTTTTGGTAATCAGTCACTGCGAGGATCAAAATCTAAGTCTAAACGGCGTGATGCACGAGGGTTTTATGTCTACATTACTGGGTTTCCGGGGAATTCCGCGTGCGGCGGAGGAGATCCACGTCGCCCGCGACCTGCTTTTGGCGGAAATGACGGGAGCGCGCCTCCACATTGCGCACGTAAGCAGTGCGGGTTCGGTCCAACTTATCAGGGAGGCCAAAAGACGCGGCATCCGTGTGACGGCCGAGGTTACTCCCCACCACCTTTGCCTGACCGATGAAGCGGTCCAAACTTTTGATACCAATACCAAGGTAAACCCACCCTTGCGTACAAGACACGACATTGAAGCTTTATGCGAGGGCCTCCGGGACGGGACGATTGATGTTATCGCCACCGACCACGCGCCCCACTCGGTTGAGGAAAAGGATGTTGAATATAATTACGCGCCTTTTGGCATTTCCGGTCTTGAGACGGCGGTTCCCCTCATGTGGGAGCACCTGGTGGCAAGAGGGGTTTTAGAACCGGTCCAGCTCGTACAAAAAATGGCCTTCAACCCTGCGCAAATTTTGGGATTACCGGAACGGGTAATCGAGGTGGGAAGGGAGGCCAACCTCACGGTCATTGATCCCCGCCTGAAACTCCCGGTTCGAGTAAAAGACTTCGTTTCCCTGGGTAAAAATTCTCCTTTCAACGGTTGGGAACTGCGGGGCTGGTCCGTGCTTACGGTGGTCGGTGGAAAAATTGTGATGCGCCAGGGAATGGAGTAGGAGAGGAAGGAGTTACTGAACGTGAACGCTTATCTTGCTTTGGAAGACGGTACGGTTTTTCGGGGAAAAGCCTTTGGATGCGAAGGAAAGCAGTTTGGAGAAGTTGTTTTTAACACGGGGATGACCGGATACCAGAAGATTTTAACGGACCCGTCTTATTGCGGCCAGATTGTGGTGCTTACTTACCCTTTAATAGGAAATTACGGGGTTAACCGGGATGATTTCGAATCGGAAAGGCCCTGGGTGCGGGGTTTCGTCATCAAGGAGCTGTGTGCTTATCCGAACAACTGGCGCTACTGGATCAAACTGGAGGAATTCTGCCGAAAGCACGGGATCATCGGTCTCGCCGGGATAGATACGCGGGCCTTAACCAGGCGCTTGCGCAATTATGGAACGATGCGCGGGATTATAGCGGCCGGGGAACAGGATCCCGCCCAATTGGTAGAAGAAGCAAGGATGGCTCCTCCCCTCTCGGGGCAAGACCTCGTTCGAACTGTTTCCACCTCCGAAGTACGGGTTTGGGGCGAGGGACCGGTGAAGGTCGTTGTCGTGGATTTTGGGATTAAATACAATATCCTGCGTTCACTGGTGCAGCGTAACTGTACTGTTTATTTGGTCCCGGCCTGGACGTCGGCCGAGGAGATTCTAAGCTACCGGCCCCGTGGAGTCGTTCTTTCTAACGGGCCGGGAGACCCCAAGGATGTTTGGTACGCCGTTGAGGCTGCACGTAAGTTGATTGGGAGGGTTCCCTTGATGGGGATTTGCCTGGGACACCAGATCCTGGGCCTGGCCCTTGGGGGAGATACGTATAAGTTGAAGTTCGGCCACCGGGGTTCCAACCATCCGGTGAAAGATTTAGAAACGGGCCGGGTTTACATTACTTCTCAGAATCACGGTTTCGCTGTGGATGACCGGAGCCTTCCCCGCGAAGTAGTTGCGAGTTTCCGTAATTTAAATGATGGTACGGTAGAAGGCTTGAAACACCGGAAGCTTCCTGTATTCTCGTTCCAGTATCACCCCGAGGGAGCTCCGGGACCCCTGGATTCTACCTATCTTTTTGACCGGTTCATGTCGTTTCTTTAAGTAATTTATTGACTTTTCGTTAGTCAGAAGAGGAGGAACCAATCATGCCCCGCAATCCAGAACTGAAAAGAGTAATGGTTGTCGGCTCTGGCCCCATTGTAATCGGCCAAGCCGCGGAGTTCGACTATGCAGGGACCCAGGCCTGCCGCGCCCTTAAGGAAGAAGGGATCGAAGTTGTTTTGGTTAACAGTAACCCCGCAACAATTATGACAGATTTGGAAATGGCCGATAGGATATATATTGAGCCTTTAACACAGGACTTTTTGGCAAGAATTATTCAAAAGGAGCGGCCGCAGGGTCTTCTTCCCACCCTGGGAGGGCAGGTAGGGTTGAATTTAGCAGTCCAGTTGGCCGAGGCCGGGGTCCTGAATCAATATCATGTGCTGCTCCTGGGAACGCCCTTGGAAGCGATCAAAAAAGCTGAGGACCGCGAGCTTTTTAAAGAGATGCTGCAGGAAATCGGTGAACCGGTGCCGGAGAGCAAAGTGGTGAGCAAGGTTGAAGAAGCCGTTGCTTTTAGTCGCCAGATCGGCTTTCCGGTAGTCGTCCGACCCGCTTATACGCTGGGTGGAACGGGAGGAGGGCTGGCCCGTGACGAGGCCGAACTCCGGGAAATTGTAGGCCGGGGTCTGGCCTTAAGCATGATCCGGCAGGTGTTGATTGAGCGCAGCGTGGCGGGCTGGAAAGAAATTGAGTACGAGGTAATGAGGGATAGTGCGGACAACTGCATTACCGTATGTAATATGGAAAATATCGATCCGATGGGAATTCACACCGGGGACAGTATTGTTGTTGCACCTTCCCAGACGTTGAGTGACTATGAATACCAGATGCTCCGTTCCGCATCGCTGAAAATTATCAGGGCTTTGGGAGTCGAGGGTGGATGCAACATCCAGTTTGCCCTGGACCCCGAAAGTTTCCGCTACTACGTAATCGAAGTGAATCCGCGGGTCAGCCGGTCGAGCGCCCTGGCCTCCAAGGCTACAGGTTACCCTATTGCGCGGGTTGCAGCAAAGATCGCTTTAGGGCTTCGTCTGGATGAAATAGAAAACTTTATAACCAGGAAAACAACGGCATGTTTTGAGCCGGCGCTTGATTACTGTGTTGTGAAATTCCCCCGCTGGCCTTTCGATAAGTTCGGGGGGGCGGATCGCTCGCTGGGAACTCAGATGAAAGCTACAGGAGAAGTAATGGCCATAGACCGGACCTTTGAAGGAGCACTGTTAAAGGCCATTCGCTCTTTGGAGCTTCCATCACCTGGATTAACTTACCCGGGCCTGCGGGAACTCGAAGCCCCGGTCCTGCGAAAAAAGCTCTCTACTCCTTCGGATGAACGCCTTTTTCTGGTCTTGGAAGCATTCAGAAGAGGTTTTCGAATTGAAGAGTTAAGCGCCCTCACCGGAATTGACAAATTCTTTTTAGCTAAAATCCAGGAAATTGCTGCACTTGAGCATGATCTCGAGAAAATGAAGAGTTCCCGGCAACTTGATCCCGAAGTGATATCCCACGCGAAGCGCAAGGGTTTCAGTGATTTTGTAATCGGCGAGATGACGGGAGTTGACCCCTCGGGAATAAAAGAGTTCCGGCAGCAGCACGGAATCAATCCCGTCTACAAAATGGTCGATACATGTGCGGGAGAGTTTGAGGCCGCGACTCCCTACTTTTATTCTACATATGATCTGGAAAATGAGGCCGACTTCACGCCCGGGCGCAAGGTTCTCGTAATCGGGGCAGGGCCCATCCGTATCGGGCAGGGAATCGAGTTCGACTACTGCTCGGTGCACTCGGTTTTGGCCCTTAAAGAAGAGGGGATAGAGGCGTTAATTGTTAATAACAACCCGGAAACCGTGAGTACAGATTCCGATACCGCAGACCGGCTCTACTTTGAACCGCTCACCCTGGAGGATGTCCTGCACGTAGTGGAGCAGGAACGCCCCGAAGGGGTAATCGTTCAGTTCGGGGGGCAGACCGCCATTAATCTCGCGGGACCCCTCGCAGAGGCTGGAGTTCCTGTTTTAGGAACTGCAGTAGATAAGATTGACGAGGCCGAGGATAGAGAAAGATTTGAGCAGTTGCTGGCCCGGCTCGGGATTCCAAAGCCACCGGGTCGGGGAGCTCCTTCACTCGAAGCCGCCCTCACCATCGCGCGCGAGATCGGTTTTCCCGTTTTGGTCCGGCCTTCCTATGTCTTAGGCGGGAGGGCGATGGAAATTGTCTATCATGAAGAGGATCTGCGGACTTTTGTGGCTTCTGCCGCGGCCGTTTCTCCGCATCATCCGATTCTTGTGGATAAATACTTTCAAGGCAAGGAAATCGAGGTTGATGCGATTTGTGATGGTGAAGATGTTTTAATCCCCGGCATTATGGAGCATATTGAGAGGGCAGGGGTCCATTCGGGTGACAGCATTGCGGTTTACCCGGCGCGTCTCCCTGAAAATGTCGAGGCACGGATTGTAGAAGATACGGTGAAACTGGCGCGCGCCCTTGAAATAAAAGGTCTTCTGAACATCCAATTTGTTTATTATCAGGGTGAAGTTTACGTGCTTGAGGTCAATCCCCGGGCGAGCCGTACGGTTCCTTATTTAAGCAAGATCACCGGAATCCCGGTGGTCCGGCTAGGTACAAAGATCATGCTCGGGAAGAGCCTCCGGGAGTTAGGATACGAAGGAGGGCTCGTCCGGCCGCGCTCCCTGGTTGCAGTGAAAGTTCCCGTTTTCTCCTTTGGGAAGCTGCACCTGGTTGATACGTACCTGGGACCCGAAATGAAATCCACCGGAGAAGTGATGGGAGTAGACTCATCTGTACCCTGCGCTCTGTATAAAGGTCTGCTGGCCGCGGGTTGTTCCATCCCCCGTGCCGGGACGGCACTTGTTACCATCGCCGACCGGGATAAAGAAGAAGCACTCTCGATTGTAGAAGGACTGGCGTCTCTTGGACTCAAGTTTTATGCTACCCGGGGAACGGCGCGTTTTTTAAAAAAACATGGGATCCAGGTTGAAGAGGTCCGTAAAATTGAAGAAGGGTCTCCGCATGTCGGTGATTTGATCAGAGAAGGGAAGGTCAATTTTGTCATCAATACCTTCAGCGGAGGAAGGGGACCGGTCCGGGATGGATTCCAGATCAGGCGTGCTGCCGTAGAACACGGGATTCCCTGTCTTACTTCCTTAGATACCGCCAGGGCTCTCCTGGAGGTGATCCACTTTTTGCAGAGCGGTAAAGAAAGCGCCATCATCTCCCTGGATGAGTATACAAGTGATAGCTTTATGAAAGTACCCGAGAAAGGATGAGGAAAAGATCATGGAGCAACCGCCAAAAGACTGGGATTGTCCGGTTCTCGAACAGGTTAACGTCTCAGCGGACTACTATCTTTTATCAGTGGCCGCACCTCAGGTTGCCCTGTCCGCGCTGCCCGGGCAGTTTGTTTTATTCCGCTGCGGGACGCGGTATGACCCATTCTTGAGGCGCCCCTTAAGCATCCATCAAGTAAAAAGGGAGCGGGGGGAGGTCAGCTTTCTTTATCAAGTAAGAGGGGTTGGAACGAGGTGGCTTGCCGGACGAAATAAAGGGGATGCGGTTTCTATGCTGGGGCCTTTCGGCCGCGGGTTCACTTTTTCAGGGAGAGGTAAAAGAGGGATACTGGTAGGGGCAGGAGTCGGTGTTGCCCCCCTCCTTTTTCTGGCAGGCGAGCTGTCAGCACTGGACTGGAAGCTTGTGATCCTGATCGGGGCGCGGACTCGGGAGGGAATCCTCCGCGCCGAAGTTTTTAAGCACTACGGGAATGTGAAGATCATCGCCGAAGATGGGAGCACGGCAAGACAAGGAACGATCCTGGACCTTTTCCGCGAGGAAGTAGAGGAAGCGCATTGGGAAATGATTTACGCTTGCGGACCCGTTGCAGTGCTCAAAGGGATTCAAAAAATTAGCAAGGAAACGGGGATTCCGGCACAGATCGCCCTTGAGGAGCGGATGGCCTGCGGGGTAGGCGCCTGCCTGGGGTGCGTTTGCGAGGGGGCAACCGGAGAAACTGTGCGGTACCTGCGGGTTTGCCGGGAAGGGCCCGTTTTCGATTCTCACGAGGTGATCCTGCGTGATTGACCTTTCTATTGAAATCGCCGGAATCAAGTTGAAAAATCCCGTAATGGTAGCCTCCGGCACTTTTGGTTTTGGAAGGGAATATACCCCCTTTTTCGATTTAGACAAATTAGGCGCCCTTGTCACCAAGGGGCTCACTCTAAAGCCCTGTCCCGGCAACCCCCCTCCCCGGGTCTGGGAAACCCCGGCAGGAATGCTTAATGCAGTCGGCCTGCAAAACCCCGGTGTAGACGTCTTTCTCAGGGAAATCTTACCGTTTATGAAAACTTTTGGAGTACCGATTATTGCTAACATTGCCGGCTTTAATGTTAAGGAATTCGCAACCCTCGCCTCTCGCCTTTCGGTGCCGGGGATTGCAGGAATTGAAGTGAATATTTCCTGCCCTAATGTGAAAACAGGAGGGATGGCCCTGGGAACCCTGCCGGAACTGGCTGCGGAGGTTGTAGGGGCGGTTGTCGAAGCGACTTCTCTCCCGGTGATCGTTAAGTTGACCCCTAATGTCACGGATATCGTGGGGCTTGCCAGTGCCGTAGCGAAAGCCGGGGCGCATGCTCTTTCACTGATCAACACCCTCCAGGGGATGGTCATAGATATAAATACGAGGCGGCCCGCCCTGGGCAACATTACAGGTGGCTTATCAGGGCCCGCAATCCGGCCTGTTGCGGTGCGGGCAGTTTGGCAGGTCGCGCAGGGGGTAGATCTCCCCATTATTGGGATGGGGGGGATCTGTACGGCCAACGACGCCCTCGAGTTTA encodes the following:
- the carB gene encoding carbamoyl-phosphate synthase large subunit, translating into MPRNPELKRVMVVGSGPIVIGQAAEFDYAGTQACRALKEEGIEVVLVNSNPATIMTDLEMADRIYIEPLTQDFLARIIQKERPQGLLPTLGGQVGLNLAVQLAEAGVLNQYHVLLLGTPLEAIKKAEDRELFKEMLQEIGEPVPESKVVSKVEEAVAFSRQIGFPVVVRPAYTLGGTGGGLARDEAELREIVGRGLALSMIRQVLIERSVAGWKEIEYEVMRDSADNCITVCNMENIDPMGIHTGDSIVVAPSQTLSDYEYQMLRSASLKIIRALGVEGGCNIQFALDPESFRYYVIEVNPRVSRSSALASKATGYPIARVAAKIALGLRLDEIENFITRKTTACFEPALDYCVVKFPRWPFDKFGGADRSLGTQMKATGEVMAIDRTFEGALLKAIRSLELPSPGLTYPGLRELEAPVLRKKLSTPSDERLFLVLEAFRRGFRIEELSALTGIDKFFLAKIQEIAALEHDLEKMKSSRQLDPEVISHAKRKGFSDFVIGEMTGVDPSGIKEFRQQHGINPVYKMVDTCAGEFEAATPYFYSTYDLENEADFTPGRKVLVIGAGPIRIGQGIEFDYCSVHSVLALKEEGIEALIVNNNPETVSTDSDTADRLYFEPLTLEDVLHVVEQERPEGVIVQFGGQTAINLAGPLAEAGVPVLGTAVDKIDEAEDRERFEQLLARLGIPKPPGRGAPSLEAALTIAREIGFPVLVRPSYVLGGRAMEIVYHEEDLRTFVASAAAVSPHHPILVDKYFQGKEIEVDAICDGEDVLIPGIMEHIERAGVHSGDSIAVYPARLPENVEARIVEDTVKLARALEIKGLLNIQFVYYQGEVYVLEVNPRASRTVPYLSKITGIPVVRLGTKIMLGKSLRELGYEGGLVRPRSLVAVKVPVFSFGKLHLVDTYLGPEMKSTGEVMGVDSSVPCALYKGLLAAGCSIPRAGTALVTIADRDKEEALSIVEGLASLGLKFYATRGTARFLKKHGIQVEEVRKIEEGSPHVGDLIREGKVNFVINTFSGGRGPVRDGFQIRRAAVEHGIPCLTSLDTARALLEVIHFLQSGKESAIISLDEYTSDSFMKVPEKG
- a CDS encoding dihydroorotase, which gives rise to MKLLLKGGFVVDPVKATALQLDVLVEGGKITALAPQIEAPAAETISVDECFICPGFVDMHCHLREPGEEFKETVLTGTRAAGRGGFTAVVCMGNTKPPADNRAVIEFIKRQAGVAPVPVYPVGCATKGRKGEELAEIGDLVEAGVVALSDDGNSIMNSEVLRRVLEYSRMFDLLVISHCEDQNLSLNGVMHEGFMSTLLGFRGIPRAAEEIHVARDLLLAEMTGARLHIAHVSSAGSVQLIREAKRRGIRVTAEVTPHHLCLTDEAVQTFDTNTKVNPPLRTRHDIEALCEGLRDGTIDVIATDHAPHSVEEKDVEYNYAPFGISGLETAVPLMWEHLVARGVLEPVQLVQKMAFNPAQILGLPERVIEVGREANLTVIDPRLKLPVRVKDFVSLGKNSPFNGWELRGWSVLTVVGGKIVMRQGME
- a CDS encoding dihydroorotate dehydrogenase electron transfer subunit, giving the protein MEQPPKDWDCPVLEQVNVSADYYLLSVAAPQVALSALPGQFVLFRCGTRYDPFLRRPLSIHQVKRERGEVSFLYQVRGVGTRWLAGRNKGDAVSMLGPFGRGFTFSGRGKRGILVGAGVGVAPLLFLAGELSALDWKLVILIGARTREGILRAEVFKHYGNVKIIAEDGSTARQGTILDLFREEVEEAHWEMIYACGPVAVLKGIQKISKETGIPAQIALEERMACGVGACLGCVCEGATGETVRYLRVCREGPVFDSHEVILRD
- a CDS encoding dihydroorotate dehydrogenase codes for the protein MIDLSIEIAGIKLKNPVMVASGTFGFGREYTPFFDLDKLGALVTKGLTLKPCPGNPPPRVWETPAGMLNAVGLQNPGVDVFLREILPFMKTFGVPIIANIAGFNVKEFATLASRLSVPGIAGIEVNISCPNVKTGGMALGTLPELAAEVVGAVVEATSLPVIVKLTPNVTDIVGLASAVAKAGAHALSLINTLQGMVIDINTRRPALGNITGGLSGPAIRPVAVRAVWQVAQGVDLPIIGMGGICTANDALEFILAGASAVAVGSANFRDPLTAVKIVRGLEQYCIQNGIEDWQELIGAAWKGNA
- a CDS encoding aspartate carbamoyltransferase catalytic subunit, with product MKFERKDILGLQDLSTEEIKLVLDTAEPMKEILAREIKKVPTLRGRSVVTLFYEPSTRTRTSFELAAKYLSADTASISVATSSVQKGESLRDTAKTIEVMGADTIIIRHSVSGAPHFLARMVNARVINAGDGAHEHPTQALLDMFTIREKKGRLAGLKVAILGDITHSRVARSNIWGLTKMGAEVRVVGPPTLMPPFIQDLGVKAFYRCEEGLENVDVINVLRVQLERQQKGLFPSIREYTRLFGLDETKLRYAKPDVLVLHPGPVNRGIEISPEIQDGPHSAINEQVTNGVAVRMALLYLLMSGGEVHEIAS
- the carA gene encoding glutamine-hydrolyzing carbamoyl-phosphate synthase small subunit: MNAYLALEDGTVFRGKAFGCEGKQFGEVVFNTGMTGYQKILTDPSYCGQIVVLTYPLIGNYGVNRDDFESERPWVRGFVIKELCAYPNNWRYWIKLEEFCRKHGIIGLAGIDTRALTRRLRNYGTMRGIIAAGEQDPAQLVEEARMAPPLSGQDLVRTVSTSEVRVWGEGPVKVVVVDFGIKYNILRSLVQRNCTVYLVPAWTSAEEILSYRPRGVVLSNGPGDPKDVWYAVEAARKLIGRVPLMGICLGHQILGLALGGDTYKLKFGHRGSNHPVKDLETGRVYITSQNHGFAVDDRSLPREVVASFRNLNDGTVEGLKHRKLPVFSFQYHPEGAPGPLDSTYLFDRFMSFL